A genomic stretch from Haloarchaeobius amylolyticus includes:
- a CDS encoding DNA repair exonuclease: MTTLLHVSDTHLGNRQYGSDVRKDDMAEAFDQAIDVAVDENVDAVIHTGDLFDSRTPSLPEVTRCIQTLRKLDEADIPFYGIVGNHDRKMDEQWLDLIRETGTAERLSREPTIVGGDVAVYGIDSVTKPSWHSKDFTLEPPEDSDAFTLLCMHQLLAPPIPGSEDFMADHSTEEVLDRVGIGLDALALGDYHKPEEDIVDDVPVWYAGSTERCSLSEEEPRSVSLLEIEDGSIRRRKRELDTREFAPISIEFSEGDAHSRLNDVLDQYDLGDKVAHVTLRGERTALTSSDVYSAVMDRGAAVAKVKDDRGRQELDLGGGPEGDVQNPDEIIDEQIAGKDLSETALSIDKRVRGDEGLPNNKNDVADEIEQDIKQAQNEAFSDDESDTTEEVAE; the protein is encoded by the coding sequence ATGACGACGCTCCTCCATGTCAGCGACACACACCTTGGGAATCGCCAGTACGGAAGTGACGTACGGAAAGACGATATGGCAGAGGCCTTTGATCAGGCAATCGACGTCGCTGTGGACGAGAACGTCGATGCCGTCATTCATACGGGTGATTTGTTCGATAGTCGAACACCTTCGCTGCCCGAAGTCACTCGCTGCATTCAGACGCTGCGGAAGCTCGACGAGGCAGACATTCCGTTCTATGGTATCGTCGGGAATCACGACCGCAAGATGGACGAACAGTGGCTCGACCTCATTCGCGAGACAGGGACTGCTGAACGCCTCTCTCGGGAACCGACGATAGTTGGCGGCGACGTTGCCGTCTACGGTATCGATTCCGTCACCAAACCGTCTTGGCACTCGAAGGACTTCACCCTTGAGCCACCCGAGGACTCAGATGCGTTCACGCTCCTCTGTATGCATCAACTGCTCGCACCGCCGATTCCCGGGTCAGAAGACTTCATGGCTGACCACTCGACCGAGGAAGTGCTCGACCGCGTCGGGATCGGCTTGGACGCGCTTGCTCTCGGCGACTACCACAAGCCGGAAGAGGACATAGTCGACGACGTTCCGGTCTGGTACGCTGGTTCAACCGAACGCTGTAGTCTCAGCGAAGAAGAACCGCGGAGCGTGAGTCTGCTCGAAATCGAAGACGGTTCCATTCGGCGACGGAAGCGCGAGTTGGACACGCGCGAGTTCGCCCCAATCTCAATCGAGTTTAGCGAGGGCGACGCGCACAGTCGTCTCAACGATGTGCTCGACCAGTACGACCTTGGGGACAAAGTCGCACACGTGACCCTTCGCGGCGAACGCACCGCCCTGACGTCTAGCGACGTCTACAGCGCCGTGATGGACCGTGGCGCCGCCGTCGCCAAAGTCAAGGACGACCGCGGTCGGCAGGAACTCGACCTCGGTGGTGGTCCCGAGGGTGACGTTCAGAACCCAGACGAAATCATCGACGAACAGATCGCCGGCAAGGACCTGAGCGAGACCGCCCTCTCAATCGACAAACGGGTTCGTGGCGACGAGGGCCTGCCGAACAACAAGAACGATGTTGCCGACGAGATAGAGCAAGACATCAAACAGGCCCAGAACGAAGCGTTCAGCGACGACGAAAGCGACACTACCGAGGAGGTGGCAGAATGA
- the dndC gene encoding DNA phosphorothioation system sulfurtransferase DndC → MSTDNLEVAKTGQEKGESVFDNRSLADIYGEIQDTYLADDRPWVIGYSGGKDSTTALQLIWYAIEDLPENKRDKPIHVISSDTLVETPKIVNHIISTLENINEYAEKKNLPFTAHKVTPKVDDSFWVNLIGRGYPAPNQNFRWCTERLKIDPADRFIENKVSEHGEVIVVLGARKAESATREQVMEMHSIESSVLSRHNKFANAFVYTPIEDWIVDDVWTYLIQAVENPWGKNNRDLAALYQEADDECPMVIDTKTPSCGNSRFGCWTCTVVSEDKAMQNMIDEGEDWMEPLLEFRDFLKETQDPEKKPKFRQVKGRQHGYVKEKNNGSDGIIPRAHKFEFCKDLLRKLLETQKEVNEGLPGDEEMELIREEELREIRRLWREERADWADSVPRIYNEVMDNNLNWVHDDLGSFGEMEAEVLKDICEDHDVQPELIKRLLDTEFQHYGMKRRASIYSEIDKVMREDWRDLEEIVAEIEGEDRIEAWQYDGIGGS, encoded by the coding sequence ATGAGTACCGATAATCTAGAAGTTGCGAAAACTGGACAAGAGAAAGGAGAGTCCGTTTTCGACAACCGCTCACTTGCAGATATCTACGGAGAAATACAGGACACTTACCTAGCGGATGACCGTCCTTGGGTCATTGGGTACAGTGGCGGCAAGGACTCAACCACTGCCCTCCAGCTAATTTGGTACGCTATCGAAGATCTCCCAGAGAATAAAAGAGACAAGCCAATCCATGTTATCTCAAGTGATACCTTAGTCGAAACTCCGAAGATTGTCAACCACATCATCTCCACTCTCGAAAATATCAACGAATATGCAGAAAAGAAAAATCTACCTTTCACGGCTCACAAGGTCACTCCCAAGGTCGACGACTCATTCTGGGTTAACCTGATTGGCCGAGGCTACCCAGCACCGAACCAGAACTTCCGCTGGTGTACCGAACGCCTCAAAATCGACCCTGCTGACCGCTTCATCGAGAACAAAGTCTCCGAACACGGTGAAGTCATAGTCGTCTTGGGAGCACGCAAAGCAGAATCAGCCACCCGCGAGCAGGTGATGGAGATGCACAGCATCGAAAGCAGCGTGCTCTCCCGCCACAACAAGTTCGCTAACGCCTTCGTCTACACCCCCATTGAGGATTGGATCGTCGATGACGTTTGGACGTACCTCATCCAGGCTGTCGAAAACCCGTGGGGCAAGAACAATAGAGACCTTGCAGCCCTCTATCAGGAAGCCGACGACGAGTGCCCTATGGTGATCGATACGAAGACCCCGTCCTGCGGGAACAGCCGGTTCGGTTGCTGGACATGCACCGTCGTCTCAGAGGACAAGGCTATGCAAAACATGATCGACGAGGGCGAGGACTGGATGGAACCCTTGCTGGAGTTCCGTGACTTTCTCAAAGAAACCCAAGACCCGGAGAAGAAGCCGAAATTCCGGCAAGTAAAGGGCCGTCAACACGGCTACGTCAAGGAGAAAAACAACGGCAGCGATGGCATCATCCCCCGTGCCCACAAGTTCGAGTTCTGCAAAGATCTGCTGCGCAAGCTTCTGGAAACGCAGAAAGAAGTCAACGAGGGTCTCCCTGGAGACGAAGAGATGGAGCTGATTCGAGAGGAAGAACTCAGAGAGATTCGCCGTCTGTGGCGTGAAGAACGTGCAGACTGGGCCGACTCCGTGCCACGGATCTACAACGAGGTCATGGACAACAACCTCAACTGGGTACACGACGACCTCGGCTCCTTCGGAGAGATGGAAGCAGAAGTTCTGAAAGACATCTGTGAGGATCACGATGTACAACCAGAACTTATCAAACGCCTGCTCGACACCGAGTTCCAGCACTACGGAATGAAACGCCGGGCCTCCATTTACAGCGAGATAGACAAAGTCATGAGAGAGGACTGGCGCGATCTGGAAGAAATCGTTGCAGAGATCGAAGGAGAGGACCGGATAGAAGCCTGGCAGTACGACGGTATCGGAGGAAGCTGA
- a CDS encoding DNA double-strand break repair nuclease NurA produces the protein MDSNALSVVRNLFDHIDANVPREQDEQAAYARELFDLLSHSGGSIEALGEPSYQKTRLSELGTWTEDPWAQPTYGLDASTTQPIEFNNGLIVDTAYAKIGVVGQDADHTIEECGTVKTVVHFADSDSTLHDTDATEGNVEGEVVRFPDVGRSRNLSKDVATAAQHLAESEHLIENVDSIDGVCFIDGAVYPLGVVYWLLLDEIGRSTPAGAWEVPRRILGNYADFVDEQFEKDLPVVGVVKTSTMDEVLTALDEKISRHNLTDDDGVRMDVPWTRDHQFMGEVLRDSSLDHLTYTSWFVQEELPLRNKSFDLLGSIESRLSHGAASDYRRAFFYVRLPKTGDVLRVEAPYLMVRDEDRRRAVQYKTLKEIAKKQDVPGAVGRADRIARITSKNRETIRNMIRSSEASFDHNWDGRWSDIEDVDLEP, from the coding sequence ATGGACTCGAACGCCCTCTCTGTCGTCCGCAACCTGTTCGACCACATCGACGCGAACGTACCGCGTGAACAGGACGAGCAGGCCGCATACGCCCGGGAGCTGTTTGACCTCCTCAGTCACTCTGGTGGGTCAATAGAAGCGCTCGGTGAACCCAGTTATCAGAAGACGCGGCTCAGCGAACTAGGCACGTGGACTGAAGACCCGTGGGCTCAGCCAACCTACGGTCTCGACGCGAGTACCACACAGCCGATCGAGTTCAACAACGGCCTCATCGTCGACACCGCCTACGCGAAGATTGGGGTCGTGGGGCAAGACGCTGACCACACAATCGAGGAATGCGGGACCGTCAAGACCGTCGTGCACTTCGCCGACAGCGATAGCACGCTCCACGATACGGACGCTACTGAGGGGAACGTCGAGGGCGAAGTCGTCCGGTTCCCGGACGTTGGTCGATCCCGAAACCTGTCGAAAGACGTTGCGACTGCGGCGCAACACTTGGCCGAGAGCGAGCATCTCATCGAGAACGTGGACAGTATCGACGGCGTCTGCTTCATCGATGGGGCCGTCTATCCCCTAGGCGTCGTCTACTGGCTGTTGCTCGACGAAATCGGCCGGTCAACGCCCGCAGGAGCGTGGGAGGTCCCACGGCGAATCCTCGGGAACTACGCCGACTTCGTCGATGAACAGTTCGAGAAAGACCTACCCGTCGTCGGCGTGGTAAAGACGTCGACGATGGACGAAGTCCTGACGGCCCTCGATGAGAAAATCTCGCGCCACAACCTCACCGACGACGACGGAGTCCGCATGGACGTACCTTGGACGCGCGACCACCAGTTCATGGGTGAGGTTCTTCGCGACAGCAGCCTCGACCACTTGACCTACACCTCCTGGTTCGTACAGGAAGAACTCCCGCTTCGGAACAAGTCGTTCGACCTGCTCGGCAGTATCGAGTCCAGACTCTCACATGGCGCTGCGAGCGATTACCGACGGGCGTTCTTTTACGTCCGACTCCCGAAGACGGGCGACGTCCTGCGTGTCGAGGCCCCGTATCTGATGGTCCGCGACGAGGATCGACGGAGGGCCGTCCAGTACAAGACCCTCAAGGAGATTGCGAAGAAGCAAGACGTCCCCGGTGCCGTCGGCCGCGCCGATCGTATCGCCCGCATCACCAGCAAAAACCGCGAAACAATTCGGAACATGATTCGCTCGAGCGAAGCGTCCTTCGACCACAATTGGGACGGCCGCTGGAGCGACATCGAAGACGTTGACCTCGAACCATGA
- a CDS encoding AAA family ATPase encodes MRIKKLTLQNIRSYENQTVEFPEGTILVHGDNGAGKTSLLMGIFGGLFLSDITSAGNQSFNLDDLVRRGEDKAHVELVFEIDGVDYTVEWTFYTTSTGPDATLTSPALSEPVSQVSNVKDEIQKILGMDKDDFSASVYVRQGEINRLIDADTRTELIDSLLNLDVIDEYITKMEGAKRGAKRIRRDNENYREKAEQQLEEKYDRDEPQFEADISDLTDEIQEKEGEKEEVEEFIDKLDDRRSDLEGKIESYEETLEKKEEKKSQIEDDESSRAEKRQEKQDAQDAIEAKRAEIEELEDGITELDEAVEYDLSTPAAAEDAAESVQEEYTDAQQERTKRDGELETAHDNLQGLESDLDDEEGELESIESELAEEETTLEDRQEELSREEDELQRRVTARNEKAAEFLPETPADAVDESVREEVEARVDELDDEREEADKELTRVRTELKQTRDDLKDKEEELQETESDLETARDERDSREQALEELESEVETAKEEFHSRVEGLQQEGDSLAVEITADSLAEVRDERIPGKQDELTSEIELVSESIAGLETREEQLQEDIEEVQNLSDQDKCPKCGQDVDESHVEDEIEDYEDELAHVREELDEKRNRKTDLENERTALDDLLDDVRDAINYRDEVLEEKRSARDDKQGEVDDAKDRVDELESDISELEDLISELEDEIESLEEEESELSEQVEELEAEVDAGETVLDAFDDVEEQRDTVDTLQDEVEDLEEDIGDLEDEIEDVHETIDELEAEIEAQEETVAEKEAALEEAEERVDEIEEIRSRVGDAQDKYDEIDALQNDIDRHEQTVAHCDERIQDLNQRISTLESEKEALEEELGDTDVDSLRDDRDKLDERIEELEGKVEIYESEIQELRDQRISLEKDLESLRDLKADIDRYERQYQWADAVIGEIDTMLAAYRSSKSELREQYLGYLREYTNEIFDEVYKNSSYQQVVIREVENKSDLQYDLKLLRNDGELEDPSNASGGERAIVNLALRAGIYRLIAELEGGDRGKLPPFILDEPTTFLDEGHVGQLEEMLNTIRSWDVPQVIVVSHDESLIHGADHECRITIDEETNTSQVEMRAAGGDETAIGDD; translated from the coding sequence ATGAGAATCAAGAAACTGACCCTCCAGAACATCCGCAGTTACGAGAACCAGACAGTCGAGTTCCCGGAAGGAACGATCCTCGTTCACGGCGACAACGGCGCAGGGAAAACGTCCCTCCTGATGGGGATCTTCGGCGGGCTCTTCTTGTCTGATATTACCAGCGCCGGCAATCAGAGTTTCAACCTCGATGACTTGGTCCGCCGCGGCGAAGACAAAGCCCACGTCGAACTGGTGTTCGAGATCGACGGGGTTGACTACACCGTTGAGTGGACGTTCTATACGACGAGTACGGGCCCCGACGCGACGCTCACCTCTCCTGCGCTTTCCGAACCGGTGAGTCAAGTCAGCAACGTCAAAGACGAGATCCAGAAGATTCTCGGCATGGACAAGGACGACTTCTCGGCCAGCGTCTACGTCCGCCAGGGAGAGATCAACCGGCTCATCGATGCGGACACTCGGACTGAGCTGATTGACAGCCTCCTCAACCTCGACGTAATCGACGAGTACATCACGAAGATGGAGGGCGCGAAACGGGGCGCGAAGCGCATTCGACGCGATAACGAGAACTATCGAGAAAAGGCCGAACAGCAACTCGAAGAAAAGTACGACCGAGACGAGCCCCAGTTCGAGGCCGACATTAGCGATCTCACTGACGAGATTCAGGAGAAGGAGGGCGAGAAAGAGGAGGTTGAGGAATTCATCGACAAGCTGGATGACCGACGAAGCGACCTGGAGGGGAAAATCGAGTCGTACGAGGAAACGCTGGAAAAGAAGGAAGAGAAGAAGTCCCAGATCGAGGACGATGAGAGTTCCCGGGCTGAGAAACGGCAGGAGAAACAAGATGCCCAAGACGCCATCGAAGCCAAACGCGCCGAAATCGAGGAACTGGAAGATGGAATCACCGAGTTGGACGAAGCCGTCGAGTACGACCTGAGTACGCCAGCTGCAGCTGAGGACGCTGCCGAGTCCGTCCAAGAGGAGTATACTGACGCGCAACAGGAGCGCACGAAGCGGGACGGTGAATTAGAGACGGCCCATGACAACCTCCAGGGTCTCGAGAGCGACCTCGATGATGAAGAAGGCGAGTTAGAGTCGATTGAAAGCGAACTCGCTGAAGAGGAGACAACGCTTGAGGACAGGCAGGAGGAGCTGTCTCGCGAGGAAGACGAGTTGCAGCGCCGCGTTACTGCACGCAACGAAAAAGCAGCAGAGTTCCTCCCCGAAACACCGGCCGACGCGGTTGACGAGAGCGTTCGCGAAGAGGTTGAAGCACGCGTCGACGAACTCGATGACGAACGCGAGGAAGCCGACAAAGAACTCACCAGAGTCCGGACAGAGCTCAAACAAACGCGAGACGACCTGAAGGACAAAGAGGAGGAACTTCAGGAGACCGAGTCTGACCTCGAAACGGCGCGTGATGAGCGGGATTCGCGTGAGCAGGCGCTAGAGGAGTTGGAGTCCGAGGTTGAGACCGCAAAGGAAGAGTTCCACAGTCGCGTTGAGGGCCTTCAGCAGGAGGGCGACTCTCTCGCGGTGGAGATTACCGCAGATAGTCTGGCCGAGGTTCGAGATGAACGTATCCCTGGGAAACAGGATGAACTGACGTCTGAAATCGAGTTGGTTAGTGAATCGATTGCCGGGTTGGAAACCCGGGAAGAGCAGCTCCAAGAAGACATCGAGGAAGTACAGAATCTCAGCGACCAGGACAAGTGTCCCAAATGTGGCCAGGACGTGGACGAGTCCCATGTCGAAGACGAAATCGAGGACTATGAGGACGAACTGGCTCACGTTCGGGAGGAACTTGACGAGAAGCGCAATCGAAAGACCGACCTCGAGAACGAACGCACGGCTCTCGACGACCTCCTCGACGACGTTCGTGACGCAATCAACTATCGCGACGAGGTACTCGAGGAGAAGCGAAGCGCCCGTGACGACAAACAGGGCGAGGTAGACGACGCTAAGGACCGTGTTGACGAATTAGAGTCCGACATCAGCGAGCTGGAGGACCTCATTTCTGAGCTGGAAGACGAGATTGAGTCGCTTGAAGAAGAGGAGTCTGAACTGAGTGAGCAGGTCGAAGAACTCGAAGCAGAGGTTGACGCTGGCGAAACGGTTCTCGATGCGTTCGACGACGTCGAAGAGCAACGGGACACGGTCGATACGCTCCAAGACGAGGTCGAAGACCTGGAAGAGGACATCGGTGATCTCGAAGACGAGATCGAGGACGTCCATGAGACGATTGACGAACTGGAGGCCGAGATTGAAGCACAGGAGGAGACGGTTGCGGAAAAAGAGGCGGCACTCGAGGAGGCCGAGGAACGCGTCGATGAGATTGAGGAAATCCGGTCACGCGTCGGTGACGCCCAAGACAAGTACGACGAGATCGACGCCCTACAGAACGACATCGATCGCCACGAGCAAACAGTCGCCCACTGTGATGAGCGAATACAGGACCTGAACCAGCGCATCAGTACCCTGGAGAGTGAGAAAGAGGCTCTCGAGGAAGAACTGGGCGACACCGATGTCGACAGTCTGCGCGACGACCGCGACAAACTCGATGAACGCATCGAGGAACTGGAAGGGAAAGTCGAAATCTACGAATCGGAAATCCAGGAGCTTCGCGACCAGCGGATATCGCTGGAGAAAGACCTGGAGAGCCTGCGCGACCTGAAGGCGGATATTGATCGCTACGAACGCCAGTACCAGTGGGCAGACGCAGTCATCGGCGAGATCGACACGATGCTCGCTGCCTATCGCAGTTCCAAGTCGGAACTTCGCGAGCAATACCTCGGGTACCTGCGTGAGTACACGAACGAAATCTTCGACGAGGTCTACAAGAACAGCAGCTACCAGCAAGTCGTCATCCGCGAGGTAGAGAACAAGAGCGACCTCCAGTACGACCTGAAGCTCCTGCGCAATGACGGCGAATTGGAGGACCCGAGCAACGCCAGCGGCGGCGAGAGAGCGATCGTCAATCTCGCCCTCCGCGCCGGCATCTACCGGTTGATTGCCGAACTCGAGGGCGGCGACCGCGGCAAACTCCCGCCCTTCATCCTCGACGAACCGACCACCTTCCTCGACGAGGGCCACGTCGGCCAACTCGAGGAAATGCTCAATACAATCAGAAGCTGGGATGTCCCACAGGTCATCGTCGTCAGCCACGACGAAAGCCTGATTCACGGCGCCGACCACGAGTGCAGAATCACTATCGATGAGGAAACCAACACCAGCCAAGTTGAGATGCGAGCCGCTGGTGGTGACGAAACCGCGATAGGGGACGACTGA
- a CDS encoding ATP-binding protein, giving the protein MTDEIDDLLNEDPTLEDDADSSTTTTNEETSETDTSNTTSVVPETSVPSADGDLAEGEIGHVLASEEIMVGRDEYNVNAFITTTERNEIRVGDYVQIPYPNSNDELFAVTDKLRYEPYTDLDDKSDTHNHISRHQDLDESEFVLVAALDPIAILSPTQNGSLDRGIVNRIPKPNTPVSLSRDDEYLRTGLSIPDEGPFCGYLSVGGEEMVINGDKFPYYLSNPGIDPETGEPEPGEPAIFRHLLVAGSTGKGKTHFTKNLLRQFVDGKRYPIEHHETGEQLQGRLNIVILDPENEYWQMGEEPELDDETKQKLRRQGIKVGGVDDLEVFVPSIGNVPNPGTGTQQPFGIPFELVRSRPQLLMPYQPRETIRSALEMALDSYFDHADAEGETPTYTDFRSYVQTNEELQDDSEIASQTWSAMIRRIKEPTFENVFDHGMSSLTDLANDMFREGQVTVIPTSHLRGAKEHLTVLSILSYIIENKIDDHHVVDQIKNTPMLVAVDEAHNYFSSPDSLREQYIVRRAREAVKQGRKDKLGLMMITQNPEDIDDDILKQINTNIFLGLREEVVEKVPSIPRGFKRDIPKFGKGQAVVKAPDVESVEVIGLPDCVTKHE; this is encoded by the coding sequence ATGACTGACGAAATCGACGACCTCCTGAACGAAGACCCGACCCTCGAAGACGACGCGGACAGTTCGACCACGACTACCAACGAGGAGACGAGTGAAACGGACACGTCCAACACCACCAGTGTCGTTCCTGAGACGTCGGTTCCGAGCGCCGACGGCGACCTCGCCGAGGGCGAAATCGGCCACGTCCTCGCGAGCGAGGAGATCATGGTCGGCCGCGACGAATACAACGTCAACGCGTTCATCACTACCACTGAGCGTAACGAGATTCGGGTTGGAGACTACGTCCAAATCCCGTATCCGAACAGCAACGACGAACTCTTCGCGGTCACGGACAAGCTGCGCTACGAACCCTACACCGACCTCGACGATAAATCAGACACGCACAACCACATTAGCCGCCACCAGGATCTCGACGAGTCAGAGTTCGTCCTGGTTGCGGCCCTCGATCCGATTGCGATCCTGAGCCCGACGCAAAACGGAAGTCTAGACAGGGGAATCGTGAACCGGATTCCGAAACCGAACACGCCGGTGAGCCTCTCGCGCGACGACGAGTATCTTCGAACTGGCCTGAGTATTCCCGACGAGGGCCCGTTCTGTGGCTACCTCTCGGTCGGCGGCGAAGAGATGGTCATCAACGGCGACAAATTCCCATACTACCTGTCGAACCCAGGAATCGATCCTGAGACAGGAGAACCAGAGCCTGGTGAACCAGCGATTTTCAGACACTTGCTCGTCGCCGGCTCCACTGGGAAGGGCAAGACGCACTTCACGAAGAATCTGCTGCGGCAGTTCGTCGACGGGAAGCGCTACCCGATTGAGCACCATGAAACGGGCGAGCAATTACAGGGCCGGCTGAACATCGTGATCCTCGACCCTGAGAACGAATACTGGCAGATGGGCGAAGAGCCCGAGCTTGACGACGAAACCAAACAGAAACTACGTCGGCAGGGGATCAAGGTCGGTGGCGTCGACGATCTCGAAGTGTTCGTCCCAAGCATCGGAAACGTGCCGAACCCAGGAACCGGTACGCAGCAGCCCTTTGGCATCCCCTTCGAGCTCGTTCGGTCGCGTCCGCAGTTGCTGATGCCGTACCAGCCGCGTGAGACCATCCGTAGCGCTCTGGAGATGGCCCTCGACTCGTACTTCGACCATGCTGACGCCGAGGGGGAGACGCCGACGTACACCGACTTCCGCTCCTACGTTCAAACGAACGAGGAACTCCAAGACGACAGCGAGATCGCGAGTCAGACTTGGTCTGCAATGATTCGCCGCATCAAGGAACCGACGTTCGAGAACGTTTTCGACCACGGAATGTCGTCACTCACCGACCTCGCTAATGACATGTTCCGCGAGGGCCAGGTAACTGTGATACCCACGAGCCATCTTCGCGGTGCGAAAGAACACCTGACCGTGCTCTCGATCCTCTCGTACATCATCGAGAACAAAATCGACGACCACCACGTGGTCGACCAGATCAAGAACACGCCCATGCTGGTTGCCGTCGACGAGGCGCACAATTACTTCTCGTCGCCGGATTCCCTGCGTGAACAGTACATCGTGCGGCGTGCACGAGAAGCCGTCAAGCAGGGCCGCAAGGACAAGTTAGGACTGATGATGATCACGCAGAACCCCGAAGATATCGACGATGACATCTTGAAGCAAATCAATACGAACATCTTCCTCGGTCTGCGCGAGGAAGTCGTTGAGAAAGTGCCCTCGATACCGCGTGGGTTCAAGCGCGATATTCCGAAATTCGGCAAAGGACAGGCCGTCGTCAAAGCGCCTGACGTTGAATCAGTTGAAGTTATTGGCCTACCTGACTGTGTAACGAAACACGAGTGA